A single genomic interval of Streptomyces graminofaciens harbors:
- a CDS encoding LysR substrate-binding domain-containing protein, whose product MDLRHLRYFVAVAEERHFGRAAERLHMAQPPLSQQIRQLEAELGVELLQRTTRRVDLTEAGRAYLQRARAILADVDEAAHHARRVAAGTVGHLTIGCVGSATYSLLPTLSRRLSEELPGVDFSFRGEMLAPDQAEALRTGAIDVALLRPPVADLSLTVRTLRRDRLVVAVPVHHPLARRKRLRAADLAGADLIVHSADRRSVMYEIVLGLLRDAGVEPRIRHEVGETSTLVTLVAGGLGVAVVPEPVTALALDGVAYLPLAGADARVELAVAHRADRSEPHLARTVAIIQATF is encoded by the coding sequence ATGGATCTGCGACATCTGCGCTACTTCGTGGCCGTGGCCGAAGAACGCCACTTCGGTCGCGCCGCCGAGCGGCTCCACATGGCCCAGCCGCCGCTCTCCCAGCAGATCCGCCAGCTCGAGGCCGAGCTCGGCGTCGAACTGCTGCAACGCACCACACGCCGCGTCGACCTCACCGAGGCCGGCCGGGCCTACCTCCAACGGGCGCGCGCGATCCTCGCCGACGTCGACGAGGCCGCCCACCACGCACGGCGTGTCGCCGCCGGCACGGTCGGCCACCTCACGATCGGGTGCGTGGGCTCGGCGACGTACAGCCTCCTGCCCACACTCTCGCGGCGGCTCTCGGAGGAACTTCCCGGCGTCGACTTCTCCTTCCGCGGCGAGATGCTCGCGCCCGACCAGGCCGAGGCGCTGCGCACCGGCGCGATCGACGTCGCGCTGCTGCGTCCTCCGGTGGCCGACCTCTCCCTCACCGTGCGCACCCTGCGACGGGACCGGCTCGTCGTCGCCGTACCGGTCCACCACCCCCTCGCCCGCCGGAAACGGCTGCGGGCAGCGGACCTCGCCGGTGCCGACCTGATCGTGCACTCCGCCGACCGCCGTTCGGTGATGTACGAGATCGTCCTGGGCCTTCTGCGCGACGCCGGGGTCGAGCCACGCATCCGCCACGAGGTCGGCGAAACCTCGACGCTGGTCACGCTCGTGGCCGGCGGCCTCGGTGTCGCCGTCGTACCCGAGCCCGTGACCGCGCTGGCGCTCGACGGCGTCGCCTACCTACCGCTGGCCGGGGCCGACGCACGCGTGGAGCTGGCCGTGGCCCACCGCGCCGACCGCTCCGAGCCGCACCTGGCGCGCACCGTGGCGATCATCCAGGCGACATTCTGA
- a CDS encoding SDR family NAD(P)-dependent oxidoreductase, translated as MTAAAAPARFTGRTALLTAAASGIGAATARRLAADGASVLVTDLDAEGVRRGAEEIRAAGGRVRDQRLDVTSPGQWAEAAAEPEPEPEPEPEPESWAGQRRPC; from the coding sequence ATGACCGCCGCCGCCGCACCGGCGCGTTTCACCGGCCGTACGGCCCTTCTCACCGCGGCCGCCTCCGGGATCGGGGCGGCCACCGCCCGCCGACTGGCGGCGGACGGAGCGTCCGTCCTCGTCACCGACCTGGACGCCGAGGGCGTTCGTCGCGGCGCCGAGGAGATCCGCGCCGCAGGAGGGCGGGTGCGGGACCAGCGGCTCGACGTCACCTCGCCGGGTCAGTGGGCCGAGGCTGCCGCCGAGCCCGAGCCCGAGCCCGAGCCCGAGCCCGAGCCCGAGTCCTGGGCCGGTCAGCGGCGCCCCTGCTGA
- a CDS encoding aldehyde dehydrogenase family protein — translation MGQTLFIGGTWLSAANGAEFDTVDPATGQTHARCADAGPLDVDNAVTAARAALESPAWAGLAPAERARVLWRVGDLIDEHAEELAALETRDQGQPLGISRMVSVRSAAEHFRYYAGWVTKLYGETAPVSFPNVLQYTKREPVGVCALITPWNFPLMIASWKIAPALACGNTVIVKPAEQTPMTTVRLVELCREAGVPDGVVNLLTGGPEAGRALVEHPGVDKVSFTGSTETGRAIVRASAGNLKRVSLELGGKAPSIVLPDADLDAAVAGCLQGSLLNSGQVCAAYTRFLVHRSLADEFAERCAKAVGQMRLGPGSAPETELGPLVTADHLDHVDALVRSGVEEGATLLTGGSRAEDLPGFFYRPTVFTGVSDDMRIAREEIFGPVLCVLPYDDEDEAVARANDTEYGLAAAVWTRDVATAHRVAGNIRAGTVFINMPNPVDASAPWGGFGASGWGREMGSGALDLYTEVKSVWTSLA, via the coding sequence ACGTGGACAACGCCGTCACCGCCGCGCGAGCTGCGCTCGAAAGCCCCGCCTGGGCAGGGCTCGCACCCGCCGAACGCGCCCGTGTCCTATGGCGCGTCGGCGACCTCATCGACGAACACGCTGAGGAACTGGCCGCGTTGGAGACCCGCGACCAGGGACAGCCGCTCGGGATCTCGCGGATGGTGAGTGTCAGGAGCGCGGCGGAGCACTTCCGTTACTACGCCGGATGGGTCACCAAGCTCTACGGTGAGACGGCACCCGTGTCCTTCCCGAACGTGCTGCAGTACACGAAGCGGGAGCCGGTCGGGGTCTGTGCCCTCATCACACCGTGGAACTTCCCGCTGATGATCGCCAGTTGGAAGATCGCACCCGCCCTGGCGTGCGGCAACACGGTCATCGTGAAGCCCGCCGAACAGACGCCCATGACGACGGTCCGGCTGGTCGAGCTGTGCCGGGAGGCGGGCGTGCCGGACGGTGTGGTGAACCTGCTGACCGGCGGGCCGGAGGCCGGCCGCGCCCTGGTCGAGCACCCGGGCGTCGACAAGGTGTCCTTCACCGGCTCCACGGAGACCGGACGCGCGATCGTGCGGGCCTCGGCCGGCAATCTGAAGCGGGTCTCGCTGGAGCTGGGCGGCAAGGCGCCGAGCATCGTGCTGCCCGACGCCGACCTCGACGCGGCCGTCGCAGGCTGCCTGCAGGGCTCGCTCCTCAACAGCGGGCAGGTGTGCGCCGCGTACACCCGCTTCCTCGTCCACCGCTCCCTCGCCGACGAGTTCGCCGAGCGCTGCGCCAAGGCCGTCGGCCAGATGCGGCTCGGACCGGGCAGCGCGCCGGAGACGGAACTTGGCCCGCTGGTCACCGCCGACCACCTCGACCATGTGGACGCACTGGTCCGCAGCGGCGTCGAGGAGGGGGCGACCCTGCTCACCGGTGGATCCCGCGCCGAGGACCTCCCCGGCTTCTTCTACCGGCCCACCGTGTTCACCGGTGTCAGCGACGACATGCGCATCGCCCGTGAGGAGATCTTCGGCCCCGTACTCTGCGTCCTCCCCTACGACGACGAGGACGAGGCGGTCGCCCGCGCCAACGACACCGAATACGGCCTCGCCGCCGCCGTCTGGACCCGTGACGTGGCCACCGCCCACCGCGTCGCCGGGAACATCCGCGCCGGAACGGTCTTCATCAACATGCCCAACCCCGTGGACGCCTCGGCCCCCTGGGGCGGCTTCGGCGCCAGCGGCTGGGGACGCGAGATGGGCAGCGGGGCGCTCGACCTGTACACCGAGGTCAAGAGCGTGTGGACGTCTCTGGCATAG